Proteins found in one Streptomyces sp. CB09001 genomic segment:
- the mmsA gene encoding CoA-acylating methylmalonate-semialdehyde dehydrogenase, translated as MTNIVNHWIGGKTAEGASGTYGPVTNPATGEVTTKVAFASVDEVDAAVAAAKEAYLTWGQSSLAQRTSILFRFRALLDAHRDEIAELITAEHGKVHSDALGEVARGLEIVDLACGINVQLKGELSTQVATRVDVSSIRQPLGVVAGITPFNFPAMVPLWMFPIAIACGNTFVLKPSEKDPSAAVKVAELLSEAGLPDGVFNVVHGDKVAVDRLLEHPDVKAVSFVGSTPIARYIHTTASANGKRVQALGGAKNHMLVLPDADLDAAADAAVSAAYGSAGERCMAISAVVAVGAVGDELVERIRERAEKIKIGPGTDPSSEMGPLITKAHRDKVASYVEGAAAEGCEVVLDGTGYTVDGHEDGHWIGISLLDRVPTTAKAYQDEIFGPVLCVLRAETYEEGVALINASPFGNGTAIFTRDGGAARRFQLEIEAGMVGVNVPIPVPVGYHSFGGWKDSLFGDHHIYGNDGTHFYTRGKVVTTRWPDPADAPAGVDLGFPRNH; from the coding sequence ATGACGAACATCGTCAACCACTGGATCGGCGGCAAGACCGCCGAAGGCGCCTCGGGCACGTACGGGCCGGTGACGAACCCGGCGACCGGCGAGGTCACCACCAAGGTCGCCTTCGCCTCCGTCGACGAGGTGGACGCCGCGGTCGCCGCCGCCAAGGAGGCGTACCTGACCTGGGGTCAGTCCTCGCTGGCCCAGCGGACCTCGATCCTCTTCCGCTTCCGGGCGCTGCTGGACGCGCACCGCGACGAGATCGCCGAGCTGATCACCGCCGAGCACGGCAAGGTGCACTCCGACGCGCTCGGCGAGGTCGCGCGCGGCCTGGAGATCGTCGACCTGGCCTGCGGCATCAACGTCCAGCTCAAGGGCGAGCTGTCGACGCAGGTCGCCACCCGCGTCGACGTGTCCTCCATCCGGCAGCCGCTCGGTGTGGTCGCGGGCATCACGCCGTTCAACTTCCCGGCGATGGTGCCGCTGTGGATGTTCCCGATCGCCATCGCCTGCGGCAACACCTTCGTGCTCAAGCCGAGCGAGAAGGACCCGTCGGCCGCCGTGAAGGTCGCCGAGCTGCTCTCCGAGGCCGGTCTGCCGGACGGAGTCTTCAACGTCGTGCACGGCGACAAGGTGGCCGTGGACCGCCTCCTGGAGCACCCGGACGTCAAGGCCGTCTCCTTCGTGGGCTCGACCCCGATCGCCCGCTACATCCACACCACCGCCTCCGCCAACGGCAAGCGCGTGCAGGCGCTCGGCGGCGCCAAGAACCACATGCTGGTGCTGCCCGACGCCGACCTCGACGCGGCGGCCGACGCGGCGGTCAGCGCGGCCTACGGCTCGGCCGGCGAGCGCTGCATGGCGATCTCCGCGGTCGTAGCGGTCGGCGCCGTCGGCGACGAACTGGTGGAGAGGATCCGCGAGCGCGCCGAGAAGATCAAGATCGGCCCCGGCACCGACCCGTCCTCCGAGATGGGCCCGCTGATCACCAAGGCGCACCGGGACAAGGTCGCCTCCTACGTCGAGGGCGCGGCGGCCGAGGGCTGCGAGGTCGTCCTGGACGGCACCGGGTACACGGTGGACGGCCACGAGGACGGGCACTGGATCGGCATCTCCCTGCTCGACCGGGTGCCGACCACTGCGAAGGCGTACCAGGACGAGATCTTCGGCCCGGTGCTGTGCGTGCTGCGCGCCGAGACGTACGAGGAGGGCGTGGCCCTCATCAACGCCTCGCCGTTCGGCAACGGCACCGCGATCTTCACCCGGGACGGCGGCGCGGCCCGCCGCTTCCAGCTGGAGATCGAGGCCGGCATGGTCGGCGTGAACGTGCCGATCCCGGTCCCGGTGGGCTACCACTCCTTCGGTGGCTGGAAGGACTCGCTCTTCGGCGACCACCACATCTACGGCAACGACGGCACGCACTTCTACACCCGCGGCAAGGTCGTCACCACCCGCTGGCCCGACCCGGCCGACGCCCCGGCGGGCGTGGACCTGGGCTTCCCGCGCAACCACTGA
- a CDS encoding MerR family transcriptional regulator, which translates to MTDRRLWSYKDIAAHIKVQPDTVRSYRKHGLLPPPDHVEGGKPYWYAETVRAWVASRPRNRNR; encoded by the coding sequence GTGACCGACCGAAGGCTCTGGTCCTACAAGGACATCGCGGCCCACATCAAGGTCCAGCCGGACACCGTGCGGTCGTACCGCAAGCACGGGCTGCTGCCCCCGCCCGACCACGTGGAGGGCGGAAAGCCGTACTGGTACGCGGAGACGGTCCGGGCCTGGGTGGCGTCCCGCCCCCGCAACCGCAACCGGTAG
- the rdlB gene encoding rodlin RdlB, with protein MIKKVVAYAAIAASVMGASAAAAPQAMAIGDDSGPVSANGNGASQYFGNSMTTGNMSPQMALIQGSFNKPCIAVSDIPVSVIGLVPIQDLNVLGDDMNQQCAENSTQAKRDGALAHLLEDVSILSSNGEGGKG; from the coding sequence GTGATCAAGAAGGTAGTTGCCTACGCGGCGATCGCCGCCTCCGTCATGGGTGCCTCCGCTGCCGCGGCCCCGCAGGCGATGGCGATCGGCGACGACAGCGGGCCCGTCTCGGCCAACGGGAACGGCGCCTCGCAGTACTTCGGCAACTCGATGACCACGGGCAACATGAGCCCGCAGATGGCGCTCATCCAGGGCTCGTTCAACAAGCCGTGCATCGCGGTCAGCGACATCCCGGTCAGCGTCATCGGTCTCGTGCCGATCCAGGACCTCAACGTCCTGGGCGACGACATGAACCAGCAGTGCGCCGAGAACTCGACGCAGGCCAAGCGCGACGGTGCGCTGGCCCACCTGCTGGAGGACGTCTCGATCCTGTCCTCCAACGGTGAGGGCGGCAAGGGCTGA
- a CDS encoding CocE/NonD family hydrolase encodes MDLRLPRVRGLLRGPRRMLSAAAAVVVLAGAGTWTAVAGDDPAPVRRADRVMAVGDGVRLDTSYFTAGSGGHRPAVLLAHGFGGSKDDVREQAEDLARDGYAVLTWSARGFGKSTGKIGLNAPDGEVADVSRLIDWLAEQPQVELDKDGDPRVGVAGGSYGGAVALLAAGHDTRVDAVAPAITYWNLADALFPNGVFKKLWAGIFVNSGGGCDRFEADLCRMYQRVAESGTPDAEAVKLLEERSPQAVGERIKVPTLLTQGQTDSLFPLGQADAAAKAIRANGAAVDVDWIAGGHDGGDLENDRVQARIDAWFDRYLKDDEGAGTGPAFRVTRTGGVDSTDGQAQLRGASADHYPGLTNGQRSVPLRGREQRVDNPAGANPPAVSALPGIGGAGGLSQLSSLGVGISLDFPGQYAAFESAPVGDDLRITGSPTATVHVRSTTEDAVLFAKVYDVGPGGTSPVLPSQLVTPVRVEDAKAGKDVTVALPAIDHEVQKGHRLRLVLASTDLGYASPAAPATYTVSLEGDLKVPTAPGVTTAAAPLPAWVWWLPLAGAAVALALLWTGRRRTAAPAPDPALAEVPLQITGLSKRYAGSAERYAVRELSFRVEKGQVLGLLGPNGAGKTTTLRMLMGLIKPDDGEIRVFGHAIRPGAPVLSRVGAFVEGAGFLPHLSGRENLELYWRATGRPPEDAHLDEALEIAGLGDALARAVRTYSQGMRQRLAIAQAMLGLPDLLILDEPTNGLDPPQIREMREVMIRYAAAGRTVIVSSHLLAEVEQSCTHLVVMDRGRLVQAGPVAEIIGSGDTLLVGTGLPVDEPLVDKVAALPGVASVVHTDDGLLVRLDPGGTAPGLVAELVRLEIPVASVGPHRRLEDAFLTLIGGSA; translated from the coding sequence ATGGATCTTCGACTGCCCCGCGTGCGAGGGCTGCTACGGGGGCCGCGGCGGATGCTCTCCGCCGCGGCCGCCGTCGTCGTGCTCGCCGGCGCCGGGACGTGGACGGCCGTCGCCGGTGACGACCCGGCCCCGGTGCGCCGTGCCGACCGGGTCATGGCGGTGGGCGACGGCGTGCGCCTGGACACCTCGTACTTCACGGCGGGCTCCGGCGGCCACCGCCCGGCCGTCCTGCTCGCGCACGGATTCGGCGGCAGCAAGGACGACGTACGGGAGCAGGCCGAGGACCTGGCGAGGGACGGGTACGCGGTCCTCACCTGGTCGGCGCGCGGCTTCGGGAAGTCCACCGGGAAGATCGGGCTGAACGCGCCGGACGGCGAGGTCGCCGACGTGTCCCGGCTGATCGACTGGCTCGCCGAGCAGCCCCAGGTCGAGCTGGACAAGGACGGCGACCCCCGCGTGGGCGTCGCGGGCGGCTCCTACGGCGGCGCGGTCGCGCTGCTCGCCGCCGGGCACGACACCCGGGTGGACGCCGTCGCCCCCGCCATCACGTACTGGAACCTGGCGGACGCGCTGTTCCCGAACGGCGTCTTCAAGAAGCTGTGGGCCGGCATCTTCGTCAACTCCGGCGGCGGCTGCGACCGGTTCGAGGCGGACCTGTGCCGCATGTACCAGCGGGTCGCCGAGTCCGGCACGCCCGACGCCGAGGCCGTGAAGCTCCTGGAGGAGCGCAGCCCGCAGGCCGTGGGCGAGCGCATCAAGGTGCCCACACTGCTGACGCAGGGCCAGACCGACTCCCTCTTCCCGCTCGGCCAGGCCGACGCCGCGGCGAAGGCGATCCGGGCGAACGGCGCCGCGGTGGACGTCGACTGGATCGCGGGCGGGCACGACGGCGGCGACCTGGAGAACGACCGCGTCCAGGCCCGCATCGACGCCTGGTTCGACCGCTACCTCAAGGACGACGAGGGCGCCGGCACCGGCCCGGCCTTCCGCGTCACCCGCACCGGCGGCGTCGACTCCACCGACGGACAGGCCCAGTTGCGCGGCGCGAGCGCCGACCACTACCCGGGGCTGACGAACGGACAGCGCTCCGTGCCCCTGCGCGGTCGCGAGCAGCGCGTCGACAACCCCGCCGGGGCCAACCCGCCCGCCGTCTCCGCCCTCCCCGGCATCGGCGGCGCCGGCGGACTCTCCCAGCTCTCCTCGCTCGGCGTCGGGATCTCCCTGGACTTCCCCGGCCAGTACGCCGCGTTCGAGTCCGCCCCGGTCGGCGACGACCTGCGGATCACCGGCTCGCCGACGGCCACCGTCCACGTCCGCTCCACCACCGAGGACGCCGTCCTCTTCGCCAAGGTGTACGACGTCGGCCCCGGCGGCACCTCGCCCGTGCTCCCGTCGCAGCTGGTGACCCCCGTGCGCGTCGAGGACGCGAAGGCGGGCAAGGACGTCACGGTCGCCCTCCCGGCGATCGACCACGAGGTGCAGAAGGGCCACCGGCTGCGCCTGGTCCTCGCCTCCACGGACCTCGGCTACGCCTCCCCGGCCGCCCCGGCGACGTACACCGTCTCCCTCGAGGGCGACCTGAAGGTGCCCACCGCCCCCGGCGTCACGACCGCCGCCGCACCCCTCCCGGCCTGGGTGTGGTGGCTGCCCCTGGCCGGTGCCGCCGTCGCCCTGGCCCTGCTGTGGACGGGCCGCCGCCGCACCGCCGCACCGGCGCCCGACCCCGCGCTGGCCGAGGTACCCCTGCAGATCACCGGCCTGAGCAAGCGCTACGCCGGGTCCGCCGAGCGGTACGCGGTGCGGGAGCTGTCCTTCCGCGTGGAGAAGGGGCAGGTGCTCGGGCTGCTCGGGCCCAACGGCGCGGGCAAGACGACCACCCTGCGGATGCTGATGGGCCTGATCAAGCCGGACGACGGCGAGATCAGGGTCTTCGGCCACGCCATCCGGCCCGGCGCCCCGGTGCTGTCCCGGGTCGGCGCCTTCGTCGAGGGCGCGGGCTTCCTGCCGCACCTGTCCGGCCGGGAGAACCTGGAGCTGTACTGGCGGGCGACCGGCCGTCCGCCCGAGGACGCCCACCTCGACGAGGCCCTGGAGATCGCCGGTCTCGGCGACGCGCTCGCCCGCGCGGTGCGCACCTACTCCCAGGGCATGCGCCAGCGCCTCGCCATCGCCCAGGCCATGCTCGGCCTGCCCGACCTGCTCATCCTCGACGAGCCGACCAACGGCCTGGACCCGCCGCAGATCCGCGAGATGCGCGAGGTGATGATCCGCTACGCGGCGGCCGGCCGCACCGTGATCGTCTCCAGCCACCTGCTGGCCGAGGTCGAGCAGTCCTGCACCCACCTCGTGGTCATGGACCGGGGCCGACTGGTCCAGGCGGGCCCGGTCGCCGAGATCATCGGCTCCGGCGACACCCTCCTGGTCGGCACCGGCCTGCCCGTGGACGAACCGCTCGTGGACAAGGTCGCCGCCCTGCCCGGCGTCGCCTCGGTCGTGCACACCGACGACGGGCTCCTGGTCCGCCTCGACCCCGGTGGCACGGCGCCCGGCCTGGTCGCCGAACTGGTCCGGCTGGAGATCCCCGTGGCGTCGGTCGGCCCGCACCGCCGCCTGGAGGACGCCTTCCTCACCCTGATCGGAGGTTCCGCATGA
- a CDS encoding ABC transporter permease: MSTPTKPATTGPAPEPASVSESAYGYRAGRTLPLRVELVRQLKRRRTLVMGAILAVLPLVLVVAFAIGGEPEGPGDRITLMDTATASGANFAAVNLFVSAGFLLVVPVALFCGDTVASEASWSSLRYLLAAPVPRARLLASKLAVGLGLSLAAMVLLPLVALAVGTVAYGWGPLAIPTGGSLDPGTAAQRLVVVVAYIFVSQLVTAGLAFWLSTRTDAPLGAVGGAVGLTIVGNVLDAVTALGHWRDFLPAHWQFAWADAVQPNPEWSGMIQGTAVSVTYALVLFALAFRGFARKDIVS, translated from the coding sequence ATGAGCACGCCCACCAAGCCGGCCACGACCGGGCCCGCGCCCGAACCGGCGTCGGTGTCCGAGTCCGCGTACGGCTACCGGGCGGGCCGCACCCTGCCCCTGCGGGTGGAGCTGGTGCGCCAGCTCAAACGGCGCCGCACCCTGGTCATGGGCGCGATCCTCGCCGTGCTGCCGCTCGTGCTCGTCGTCGCCTTCGCGATCGGCGGCGAGCCGGAGGGCCCCGGCGACCGCATCACCCTGATGGACACCGCCACCGCCTCCGGCGCCAACTTCGCCGCCGTCAACCTCTTCGTCTCGGCGGGCTTCCTGCTGGTCGTCCCGGTCGCCCTGTTCTGCGGGGACACCGTGGCCTCCGAGGCGAGCTGGTCCTCCCTGCGCTACCTGCTCGCCGCGCCGGTGCCGCGCGCCCGGCTGCTCGCCTCCAAGCTGGCCGTCGGGCTGGGGCTGAGCCTGGCCGCGATGGTGCTGCTGCCCCTGGTGGCGCTGGCCGTGGGCACGGTCGCCTACGGCTGGGGGCCGCTGGCCATCCCCACCGGCGGTTCGCTCGACCCGGGCACGGCCGCCCAGCGCCTGGTGGTGGTCGTCGCGTACATCTTCGTGTCCCAACTCGTCACCGCGGGGCTCGCGTTCTGGCTGTCCACCCGTACCGACGCACCGCTGGGCGCGGTCGGCGGCGCCGTCGGCCTCACCATCGTCGGCAACGTCCTGGACGCCGTGACCGCGCTCGGCCACTGGCGCGACTTCCTGCCCGCGCACTGGCAGTTCGCCTGGGCGGACGCCGTCCAGCCGAACCCGGAGTGGTCGGGCATGATCCAGGGCACCGCGGTCTCGGTCACGTACGCGCTGGTGCTGTTCGCCCTGGCCTTCCGGGGTTTCGCCCGCAAGGACATCGTGTCCTAG
- the rdlA gene encoding rodlin RdlA, with translation MLKKAMVAAAAAASVIGMSAAAAPQALAIGDDNGPAVANGNGASSAFGNSATKGDMSPQLSLVEGTLNKPCLGVEDVNVAVINLVPIQDVNVLADDLNQQCADNSTQAKRDGALSHVLEDLSVLSANGEGR, from the coding sequence GTGCTCAAGAAGGCAATGGTCGCCGCGGCGGCTGCCGCTTCTGTGATCGGCATGTCGGCTGCCGCCGCTCCCCAGGCCCTGGCCATCGGGGACGACAACGGGCCGGCCGTGGCCAACGGCAACGGCGCCTCCTCGGCGTTCGGCAACTCGGCAACCAAGGGCGACATGAGCCCCCAGCTGTCGCTGGTCGAGGGCACGCTGAACAAGCCGTGCCTCGGTGTCGAGGACGTCAACGTCGCCGTCATCAACCTCGTGCCGATCCAGGACGTCAACGTCCTGGCGGACGACCTGAACCAGCAGTGCGCGGACAACTCCACGCAGGCCAAGCGTGACGGCGCCCTGTCGCACGTCCTCGAGGACCTGTCGGTGCTGTCGGCGAACGGCGAGGGCCGCTGA
- a CDS encoding AMP-dependent synthetase/ligase gives MGVRRDLKRAKGRGDLASRARTETVRDADGTVREARTAALASRPATGSTADIPYTNAAEAPGAVVLRREVDGVWRPVTAAEFAREVTEVAKGLIAAGLEPGGRVAVMSRTRYEWTVLDFAIWAAGGQSVPVYATSSADQVEWIVRDSGARYAVTETAANTATVRAGTAGHPEHPRVWELDAGALTDLTALGRGVSDEEVTKRRTALTPDTVATVCYTSGTTGRPKGCVLTHANLHAEAANTVELLHPIFKEVTGQTAATLLFLPLAHILGRTIQISCLLARIEIGHFPSIRPDELRPALKSFRPTFLVGVPYLFEKIHDTGRATAEKIGRGASFERAHRLAVRFGAAHLERFLGRGKGPTLGLWAGWALYDLLVYRRVRGELGGRMRYAISGGSPLESELNLFFYAAGIMVYEGYGLTETTAAATIVPPLGPRPGTVGPPVPGTAVRIADDGEVLVKGGIVFGAYRGNPEATEAALTDGWFATGDLGSLDADGYLTITGRKKDLLVTSGGKNVSPAVLEDRLRSRPPVAQCLVVGDNRPFVAALITLDPDAVAHWLAVRGLPAGTPMSEVVRDDRMRADVQKAVDHANAAVSQAESIRAFRLVEGEFTEENGLLTPSLKVKRHAAVAAYADEIEALYATPGR, from the coding sequence ATGGGCGTACGCAGGGACCTGAAACGGGCGAAGGGGCGCGGTGACCTGGCATCCCGCGCCAGGACCGAGACCGTCCGGGACGCGGACGGCACTGTCCGTGAGGCCCGCACCGCCGCCCTCGCGTCCCGCCCCGCCACGGGCAGCACCGCCGACATCCCGTACACCAACGCCGCCGAGGCCCCCGGCGCCGTCGTCCTGCGCCGCGAGGTGGACGGCGTCTGGCGGCCCGTCACCGCCGCCGAGTTCGCCCGCGAGGTCACCGAAGTGGCCAAGGGCCTGATCGCGGCCGGCCTGGAACCCGGCGGCCGGGTCGCCGTCATGTCCCGCACCCGCTACGAGTGGACGGTCCTGGACTTCGCGATCTGGGCGGCCGGCGGCCAGAGCGTCCCGGTGTACGCCACCTCCTCGGCCGACCAGGTCGAGTGGATCGTCCGCGACTCCGGCGCCCGGTACGCCGTCACCGAGACCGCCGCCAACACCGCCACCGTCCGGGCCGGCACCGCCGGCCACCCCGAACACCCGCGCGTCTGGGAACTCGACGCCGGCGCGCTCACCGACCTCACCGCCCTCGGCCGGGGCGTGAGCGACGAAGAGGTCACCAAGCGCCGCACCGCCCTCACCCCGGACACGGTCGCCACCGTCTGCTACACCTCCGGCACCACCGGCCGCCCCAAGGGCTGCGTCCTCACCCACGCCAACCTCCACGCGGAGGCCGCCAACACGGTCGAGCTGCTGCACCCGATCTTCAAGGAGGTCACCGGCCAGACCGCCGCCACCCTCCTCTTCCTGCCGCTGGCCCACATCCTGGGCCGCACCATCCAGATCTCCTGCCTGCTGGCCCGCATCGAGATCGGCCACTTCCCGAGCATCAGGCCCGACGAGCTGCGCCCCGCCCTCAAGTCCTTCCGGCCGACCTTCCTGGTCGGCGTCCCGTACCTGTTCGAGAAGATCCACGACACCGGCCGGGCCACCGCCGAGAAGATCGGCCGCGGCGCGTCCTTCGAACGCGCCCACCGCCTCGCCGTCCGCTTCGGCGCCGCCCACCTGGAACGCTTCCTCGGCCGCGGCAAGGGCCCCACCCTGGGCCTGTGGGCCGGCTGGGCCCTGTACGACCTGCTGGTCTACCGCCGGGTCCGGGGGGAACTGGGCGGCCGGATGCGCTACGCCATCAGCGGCGGCTCCCCGCTGGAGAGCGAACTCAACCTGTTCTTCTACGCCGCCGGAATCATGGTCTACGAGGGCTACGGCCTGACCGAGACCACCGCCGCCGCCACCATCGTCCCGCCGCTCGGCCCCCGCCCCGGCACCGTCGGCCCGCCGGTCCCCGGCACCGCCGTGCGCATCGCGGACGACGGCGAGGTGCTGGTCAAGGGCGGCATCGTCTTCGGCGCCTACCGGGGCAACCCCGAGGCCACCGAGGCGGCCCTCACCGACGGCTGGTTCGCCACCGGTGACCTCGGCTCCCTCGACGCCGACGGCTACCTCACCATCACCGGCCGCAAGAAGGACCTCCTGGTCACCTCCGGCGGCAAGAACGTCTCCCCGGCCGTCCTGGAGGACCGCCTGCGCAGCCGCCCGCCCGTCGCCCAGTGCCTGGTCGTCGGCGACAACCGGCCCTTCGTCGCCGCGCTGATCACCCTCGACCCGGACGCCGTGGCCCACTGGCTGGCGGTGCGCGGGCTGCCCGCCGGCACGCCGATGTCCGAGGTCGTACGGGACGACAGGATGCGCGCGGACGTCCAGAAGGCCGTGGACCACGCCAACGCGGCCGTCTCCCAGGCCGAGTCGATCCGCGCCTTCCGGCTGGTCGAGGGCGAGTTCACCGAGGAGAACGGCCTGCTGACCCCGTCCCTGAAGGTGAAGCGGCACGCGGCCGTCGCGGCGTACGCGGACGAGATCGAGGCGCTGTACGCGACGCCGGGCCGCTGA
- a CDS encoding VWA domain-containing protein — protein MNRYGTHGRRGRRGTTALLTLTLAGGLLLTGCGGTDDASDGAKDTAADSRGGSAPMPAPDRPRGEGEQRYDGGTSSGGAGEGGEGGKNGDSRQIAPDPDYLSTFALDVDTASYGYARRTLSEGRLPDPATVRPEEFVNSFRQDYDRPDGDGFSVTVDGARTDDEDWSLVRVGLATRPAERQSERPPAALTFVIDISGSMGEPGRLDLAQEALGTMTDRLRDDDSVAIVTFSDEAETVLPMTRLGDRRGRVHDAIDGLEPTDSTNLGAGMETGYETAVEGRREGVTNRVVLVSDALANTGDTDADTILERIATERREHGITLFGVGVGSDYGDALMERLADQGDGHTTYVSTREDAREVFSEQLPRNIELTARDAKAQVAFDPETVAEFRLVGYDNRQVADEDFRDDRVDGGEVGPGHTVTALYAVRTRPGADGHLATATVRWLDPDSRTPHEESGAVESDALDGSVWESGRGLRVTATAAYFADALRSSGGDGGSLPGAPDLSELSERADGLADRTEDEDLRELAEAIEEANRLA, from the coding sequence ATGAACCGGTACGGGACTCACGGGAGGCGGGGGCGGCGCGGCACGACCGCACTGCTCACGCTCACCCTGGCGGGCGGGCTGCTGCTCACCGGCTGCGGGGGGACGGACGACGCGTCGGACGGGGCGAAGGACACCGCGGCCGACTCGCGGGGCGGCTCGGCCCCGATGCCCGCACCCGACCGCCCGCGCGGCGAGGGCGAGCAGCGCTACGACGGCGGCACGAGCAGCGGCGGGGCGGGCGAAGGCGGCGAGGGCGGGAAGAACGGCGACTCCCGCCAGATCGCGCCCGACCCCGACTACCTGTCCACCTTCGCCCTCGACGTCGACACCGCCTCCTACGGCTACGCCCGCCGCACCCTGTCCGAGGGCCGGCTGCCCGACCCGGCCACGGTCCGCCCCGAGGAGTTCGTCAACAGCTTCCGCCAGGACTACGACCGCCCCGACGGCGACGGCTTCTCGGTGACCGTGGACGGCGCCCGCACCGACGACGAGGACTGGTCGCTGGTCCGCGTCGGCCTCGCCACCCGCCCCGCGGAGCGGCAGAGCGAACGCCCGCCGGCCGCCCTGACCTTCGTCATCGACATCTCCGGCTCCATGGGCGAACCCGGCCGTCTCGACCTCGCCCAGGAGGCCCTCGGCACCATGACCGACCGGCTCCGCGACGACGACTCCGTCGCGATCGTCACCTTCAGCGACGAGGCCGAGACCGTCCTGCCCATGACCCGGCTCGGCGACCGTCGCGGCCGCGTCCACGACGCGATCGACGGCCTGGAGCCGACCGACTCCACCAATCTCGGCGCGGGCATGGAGACCGGCTACGAGACCGCCGTCGAAGGCCGCCGCGAGGGCGTCACCAACCGCGTCGTCCTCGTCTCCGACGCCCTCGCCAACACCGGCGACACCGACGCGGACACCATCCTCGAACGCATCGCCACCGAGCGCCGCGAGCACGGCATCACCCTCTTCGGCGTCGGCGTCGGCAGCGACTACGGCGACGCCCTGATGGAACGCCTCGCCGACCAGGGCGACGGCCACACCACCTACGTCTCCACCAGAGAGGACGCCCGCGAGGTCTTCTCCGAGCAGCTCCCGCGCAACATCGAGCTGACCGCGCGCGACGCCAAGGCCCAGGTGGCCTTCGACCCGGAGACCGTCGCCGAGTTCCGCCTCGTCGGCTACGACAACCGCCAGGTCGCCGACGAGGACTTCCGCGACGACCGCGTCGACGGCGGCGAGGTCGGCCCCGGCCACACCGTCACCGCCCTCTACGCCGTCCGCACCAGGCCGGGCGCCGACGGCCACCTCGCCACGGCCACCGTCCGCTGGCTCGACCCCGACAGCCGCACCCCGCACGAGGAGTCCGGCGCCGTGGAGAGCGACGCCCTCGACGGCTCCGTCTGGGAGTCGGGCCGCGGACTGCGGGTCACGGCGACCGCCGCCTACTTCGCCGACGCGCTCCGGTCCTCGGGCGGCGACGGCGGCTCCCTGCCGGGCGCGCCGGACCTGTCCGAACTCTCCGAGCGGGCCGACGGCCTGGCGGACCGCACGGAGGACGAGGACCTGCGCGAACTGGCCGAGGCGATCGAGGAGGCGAACCGGCTGGCCTGA
- the chpD gene encoding chaplin ChpD translates to MKKSAAVVAGAIMALGMAAPAFADAGAGAAAVGSPGVLSGNVIQVPVHVPVNVCGNSINVVGLLNPAFGNKCEND, encoded by the coding sequence ATGAAGAAGAGCGCTGCTGTCGTCGCGGGCGCGATCATGGCCCTCGGCATGGCCGCCCCGGCCTTCGCCGACGCCGGCGCCGGGGCTGCCGCCGTAGGCTCCCCGGGCGTCCTGTCCGGCAACGTCATCCAGGTTCCCGTGCACGTTCCCGTCAACGTGTGCGGCAACAGCATCAACGTCGTTGGTCTGCTGAACCCGGCGTTCGGCAACAAGTGCGAGAACGACTGA